From the Cyanobacteriota bacterium genome, the window TGTTTCCCCAACAACCCTACTGGAGCTACTGCCAGCCGAGAGCATTTACAGGCCTGGGTAGACTATGCCCGCGCCCACGGTTCCATCATTTTCTTTGATGCTGCCTACGAAGCGTTCATCACCGACCCTGCCTTGCCCCATTCCATCTACGAGATTCCAGGAGCTAGAGACTGCGCTATTGAATTTCGCTCTTTCTCCAAAAATGCTGGATTTACCGGTACCCGCTGTGCTTTCACCGTTGTGCCCAAGGGCTTGACGGCTAAGGCTGCCGATCAGTCTGATGTGGAACTGTGGAAACTGTGGAACCGCCGCCAATCCACGAAGTTCAATGGGGTGTCATACATTGTCCAGCGGGGAGCTGAAGCGGTCTATTCCCCTGAGGGGCAAGCGCAGATTAAGGCACTAGTCAGCTTTTATATGGATAATGCTCGACTGATTCGTGAGCATCTAACCGCTGCAGGTTTGCAGGTCTATGGTGGCACAAATGCCCCCTATGTCTGGGTTAAAACCCCCAATGGCCTCTCTAGCTGGGACTTTTTTGATAAGTTGCTGCACAATTGCCATGTAGTGGGTACACCGGGTTCCGGTTTCGGAGCGGCTGGGGAAGGCTACTTCCGCATCTCTGCTTTTAACAGTCGAGAGAATGTGGAGGAGGCCATGCGGCGGATTACTCAGACGTTTATTCCCTAAGCCTTTTATTACCTAAACCTTTAGTAGTAGGAGTTAGGCGCTTTGGGTGTTGAGTTACGCAGCTATGTTTATCTCGATCGTCTGCAACCGCAACATGCGGCGTATATTGGCACCGTTTCCTCTGGATTTTTGCCCTTACCTGGCGATGCCTCCCTGTGGCTAGAAATTTCTCCTGGCATTGAGATTAATCGACTAATGGACATAGCCCTAAAGGCAGCAGTGGTGCGACCGGCGGTGCAG encodes:
- a CDS encoding LL-diaminopimelate aminotransferase, whose protein sequence is MATINDNYLKLKAGYLFPEIARRVNAFAEAHPEATIIRLGIGDVTEPLPAACRAAMIAAVEEMGDRATFKGYGPEQGYGWLREKIATHDFQAHGCDISADEIFVSDGSKCDTGNILDIFGHDNTIAVTDPVYPVYVDTNVMAGHTGEANDHGEYSGLVYLPITADNQFTAQIPSQKVDLIYLCFPNNPTGATASREHLQAWVDYARAHGSIIFFDAAYEAFITDPALPHSIYEIPGARDCAIEFRSFSKNAGFTGTRCAFTVVPKGLTAKAADQSDVELWKLWNRRQSTKFNGVSYIVQRGAEAVYSPEGQAQIKALVSFYMDNARLIREHLTAAGLQVYGGTNAPYVWVKTPNGLSSWDFFDKLLHNCHVVGTPGSGFGAAGEGYFRISAFNSRENVEEAMRRITQTFIP